Proteins co-encoded in one Campylobacter jejuni genomic window:
- a CDS encoding MotE family protein, whose product MIKKFILLVFISSVIFGAEQDCDQYFEARKAQIELQTREFDEARQSLEAYKASFEALQKERLENLEKKEAEVNATLAKIEELKLENARLVEEQQKILNSINDKTQGRVKEIYSQMKDAAIADVLSQMDAEDASKIMLSLESRKISGVLSKMDPKKASELTLLLKNLDNNASN is encoded by the coding sequence ATGATTAAAAAATTTATATTGTTAGTTTTTATTTCAAGTGTAATTTTTGGAGCTGAACAAGATTGTGACCAGTATTTTGAAGCTAGAAAAGCTCAAATTGAATTGCAAACTAGAGAATTTGATGAAGCAAGACAATCTTTAGAAGCTTATAAAGCCTCTTTTGAAGCTTTGCAAAAAGAAAGGCTTGAAAATTTAGAAAAAAAAGAGGCTGAGGTTAATGCAACTTTGGCAAAAATTGAAGAATTAAAGCTTGAAAACGCAAGGCTTGTAGAAGAACAACAAAAGATTTTAAATTCAATCAATGATAAAACTCAAGGTAGGGTTAAAGAAATTTATTCCCAAATGAAAGATGCAGCCATTGCAGATGTTTTAAGTCAAATGGATGCAGAGGATGCAAGCAAAATAATGCTTTCTTTGGAATCGCGTAAAATTTCAGGTGTTTTATCTAAAATGGATCCAAAAAAAGCTAGCGAGCTTACTTTGCTTTTGAAAAATTTAGATAATAATGCTAGTAATTAG
- the yedF gene encoding sulfurtransferase-like selenium metabolism protein YedF, whose product MKITYSLNLQGEACPYPAIATLDVLPKLQSGEILEVLCDCPQSINSIPQDAKNRGFKVLEIDQSGPTLRFLIQKP is encoded by the coding sequence ATGAAAATTACTTATAGTTTAAATTTGCAAGGTGAAGCTTGCCCTTATCCTGCTATAGCAACACTTGATGTCTTACCTAAGCTTCAAAGTGGAGAAATTTTAGAAGTACTTTGTGATTGTCCACAAAGTATCAATTCCATACCTCAAGATGCAAAAAACCGTGGTTTTAAAGTACTTGAAATCGACCAAAGTGGACCCACACTAAGATTTTTAATCCAAAAGCCTTGA
- the purA gene encoding adenylosuccinate synthase, translated as MSKADIIVGIQWGDEGKGKVVDKLCENYDFVCRSAGGHNAGHTIWVNGVRYALHLMPSGVLHPRCINIIGNGVVVSPEVLIAEMAQFENLKGRLYISDRAHLNLKHHSLIDIAKEKLKGKNAIGTTGKGIGPSYADKINRTGHRVGELLEPQRLCEALIKDFEANKTFFEMLEIEIPSAEELLADLKRFNEILTPYITDTTRMLWKALDEDKRVLLEGAQGSMLDIDHGTYPYVTSSSTISAGALTGLGLNPKEAGNIIGIVKAYATRVGNGAFPTEDKGEDGEKIAQIGKEIGVSTGRKRRCGWFDAVAVRYTARLNGLDALSLMKLDVLDGFEKIKICRAYEYKGMEIDYIPSDLENVQPIYEEMDGWDKVFGIKDYDLLPENAKKYIARLEELAGVKVKYISTSPERDDTIIL; from the coding sequence ATGAGCAAAGCAGATATTATTGTCGGCATTCAATGGGGCGATGAAGGAAAAGGTAAGGTGGTTGATAAATTATGTGAAAATTATGATTTTGTTTGCAGAAGTGCAGGTGGACACAATGCAGGACATACGATTTGGGTAAATGGTGTAAGATATGCGCTTCATCTTATGCCAAGTGGAGTTTTGCATCCAAGATGTATTAATATTATCGGAAATGGAGTTGTGGTTTCTCCTGAAGTATTGATCGCTGAAATGGCTCAATTTGAAAATTTAAAAGGTAGATTATATATCAGTGATAGAGCTCATTTAAATTTAAAACATCATTCTTTAATAGACATTGCAAAAGAAAAACTCAAAGGCAAAAATGCCATAGGAACAACAGGTAAGGGTATAGGACCTTCTTATGCAGATAAGATTAATCGTACAGGACATAGAGTTGGTGAGCTTTTAGAACCACAAAGACTTTGTGAGGCTTTGATAAAAGATTTTGAAGCTAATAAAACTTTTTTTGAAATGCTTGAAATTGAAATTCCAAGTGCTGAAGAATTGCTTGCTGATTTAAAACGCTTTAATGAAATTTTAACTCCTTATATTACAGATACTACAAGAATGCTTTGGAAGGCTTTAGATGAAGATAAAAGAGTACTTTTAGAAGGAGCTCAGGGTTCTATGCTTGATATTGATCATGGAACTTATCCTTATGTTACAAGTTCAAGTACTATTTCAGCAGGCGCTTTAACAGGACTTGGGTTAAATCCTAAAGAAGCGGGAAATATTATAGGTATTGTAAAAGCTTATGCAACGCGTGTGGGAAATGGAGCTTTTCCTACTGAGGATAAGGGTGAAGATGGAGAAAAAATTGCACAAATTGGAAAAGAGATTGGCGTAAGCACGGGACGTAAAAGACGCTGTGGATGGTTTGATGCGGTTGCTGTAAGATATACAGCAAGGCTTAATGGTCTTGATGCTTTATCTTTGATGAAGCTTGATGTTTTAGATGGTTTTGAAAAGATAAAAATTTGTCGTGCTTATGAATATAAGGGCATGGAAATCGACTATATACCAAGTGATTTAGAAAATGTTCAACCTATTTATGAAGAAATGGATGGTTGGGATAAAGTTTTTGGTATAAAAGATTATGATTTATTGCCAGAAAATGCTAAAAAATATATAGCAAGACTTGAAGAGCTTGCAGGGGTTAAAGTAAAGTATATTTCCACTAGCCCTGAAAGAGATGATACTATCATCTTATGA
- a CDS encoding flagellar export protein FliJ, with product MKSKYNSVVKVRKQQLDKAESNLNQAKQRQLEHEKAYELSRQECESLGVLPKSGSIAELRSNLSMAQVGREALARAKEKVELSKKEMNHYQFLYQKAHLDYEKMKALETEEIKQKQKELAKAEEKFLDEIAISRFFKGEKDD from the coding sequence ATGAAAAGTAAATATAATTCTGTTGTAAAAGTAAGAAAACAACAACTTGATAAAGCAGAATCAAATCTTAATCAAGCCAAACAAAGACAGCTTGAACATGAAAAAGCTTATGAACTTTCACGCCAAGAGTGTGAAAGTTTAGGCGTATTGCCAAAATCAGGATCTATAGCAGAGTTAAGATCAAATTTAAGTATGGCACAAGTAGGACGCGAGGCTTTGGCAAGAGCTAAGGAGAAAGTAGAACTTTCTAAAAAAGAAATGAATCATTATCAGTTTTTATATCAAAAAGCGCATTTAGATTATGAAAAAATGAAGGCTTTGGAAACTGAAGAAATTAAACAAAAACAAAAAGAACTTGCGAAGGCTGAAGAAAAATTTTTAGATGAAATTGCAATCAGTCGTTTTTTCAAAGGGGAAAAAGATGATTAA
- a CDS encoding DUF507 family protein, whose amino-acid sequence MRIKLPHIPYIANKMMLDIANSSFVEIKDQLEKLKVCIIEVLEKDILNERKLDERVKELLEQQEDEMELMQVDRKNMFWLVKKKLAPEFNVILDSEDRHNHLAHQILEELVENDYINFIVSENRVKNLIFSSIESYLKIYEKLEDEVYEKISNYKTKPIPGSEEYDLIFEKLYQEELRKKGMF is encoded by the coding sequence ATGCGTATAAAATTACCACATATTCCTTATATCGCAAATAAAATGATGTTAGATATAGCTAATTCTTCTTTTGTAGAAATTAAAGATCAATTAGAAAAGCTTAAGGTATGTATAATAGAAGTTTTAGAGAAAGATATTCTAAATGAAAGAAAATTAGATGAAAGAGTAAAAGAGCTTTTGGAGCAACAAGAAGATGAAATGGAGCTTATGCAAGTAGATCGTAAAAATATGTTTTGGCTTGTGAAGAAAAAGTTAGCTCCTGAATTTAATGTGATTTTAGATTCTGAAGATAGACATAATCATCTAGCGCATCAAATTTTAGAAGAACTTGTAGAGAATGATTATATTAATTTTATAGTGAGTGAAAATAGAGTTAAAAATTTAATCTTTTCAAGCATAGAGTCTTATCTTAAAATTTATGAAAAACTTGAAGATGAGGTTTATGAGAAAATTAGCAATTATAAAACAAAACCTATTCCAGGTAGCGAAGAATACGATCTTATCTTTGAAAAACTCTATCAAGAAGAGCTTAGAAAAAAAGGTATGTTTTAA
- a CDS encoding type I restriction-modification system subunit M — MKSVVEREELHKTIWKIANDLRGSVDGWDFKSYVLGFLFYYFICENLKNYVLKSFEQDYENLSDEMAENGRDTIINAKGFFIKPSHLFSNIFKNAKLENLNEKLSVVFKEIESSANGSESEKSFKGLFDDLDLYSNKLGADNKERNKKILKIMETISELDLHYNENEIDAFGDAYEFLMTMYASNAGKSGGEFFTPQEVSKLLVEITLYNNAKPNKVYDPACGSGSLLLQYKKSLKSDPKKGYFGQEINITTYNLARMNMFLHDVNYTRFDIAHGDTLINPSENHKELEPFDAIVSNPPYSTKWEGKDNALLINDERFNKAGVLAPTSKADLAFVMHSLSWLSEKGSAAIVCFPGVMYRGGAERDIRKYMIEENFVDCVISLAPNLFFGTSIAVCILVLRKNKTDKNTLFINANEEFIKVTNKNMLSKENLENILKLYKDRKEVPHLTKLVSIEEIAKNDYNLSVSSYVEAKDTREIIDIKALNKEIEEIVKRQSVLRNRIDSLVRELE, encoded by the coding sequence ATGAAAAGCGTTGTAGAGAGAGAAGAATTACACAAAACCATTTGGAAGATAGCAAATGATTTGCGTGGAAGTGTCGATGGTTGGGATTTTAAAAGTTATGTTTTGGGATTTTTATTTTATTATTTTATCTGCGAGAATCTAAAAAATTATGTTTTAAAATCTTTTGAGCAAGATTATGAAAATTTAAGCGATGAGATGGCAGAAAATGGTAGAGATACAATCATTAATGCTAAAGGATTTTTTATAAAGCCAAGCCATCTTTTTTCAAATATATTTAAAAATGCAAAATTAGAAAATTTAAATGAAAAACTAAGTGTAGTTTTTAAAGAGATAGAATCTAGTGCTAATGGAAGTGAGAGTGAAAAGAGCTTTAAGGGGCTTTTTGATGATTTAGATTTGTATTCTAATAAACTTGGAGCGGATAATAAAGAGCGTAATAAAAAGATTTTAAAGATTATGGAAACAATAAGTGAGCTTGATTTGCACTATAATGAAAATGAGATCGATGCTTTTGGTGATGCTTATGAGTTTTTAATGACAATGTATGCAAGTAATGCGGGTAAAAGCGGGGGAGAGTTTTTCACTCCACAAGAAGTAAGCAAACTTTTGGTAGAAATTACTTTGTATAATAATGCTAAGCCAAATAAAGTCTACGATCCTGCTTGTGGGAGTGGATCGCTACTTTTGCAATACAAAAAATCACTAAAAAGCGATCCTAAAAAGGGCTATTTTGGGCAAGAGATCAATATCACTACCTACAACCTTGCTAGAATGAATATGTTCTTACATGATGTAAATTACACACGCTTTGATATCGCACACGGCGATACTTTGATAAATCCTAGTGAAAATCATAAAGAGCTAGAGCCTTTTGACGCAATTGTTAGCAATCCGCCTTATAGTACCAAATGGGAGGGCAAAGACAATGCACTTTTAATCAATGATGAGAGATTTAACAAAGCAGGGGTTTTAGCACCCACTTCAAAAGCTGACTTGGCTTTTGTGATGCACTCACTCTCTTGGCTTAGCGAGAAAGGAAGTGCAGCGATTGTCTGCTTTCCTGGGGTAATGTATAGAGGTGGAGCAGAGAGAGATATAAGAAAATATATGATAGAAGAAAACTTTGTAGATTGTGTGATCTCTCTAGCACCAAATCTCTTTTTTGGCACAAGCATTGCGGTGTGTATTTTGGTGCTTAGAAAGAATAAAACTGATAAAAATACACTATTTATCAATGCAAATGAAGAATTTATCAAAGTAACTAATAAAAATATGCTAAGCAAGGAAAACTTAGAAAATATCTTAAAACTTTATAAAGATAGAAAAGAAGTGCCACATTTAACTAAGCTTGTAAGCATTGAAGAGATCGCAAAAAATGATTATAACTTAAGCGTATCAAGCTATGTAGAAGCAAAAGATACAAGAGAGATAATCGACATAAAAGCACTAAATAAAGAAATAGAAGAGATTGTAAAACGCCAAAGTGTTTTAAGAAATAGAATTGATAGCTTGGTGCGTGAGCTTGAATGA
- a CDS encoding restriction endonuclease subunit S — translation MNKIEKLLNELCPNGVEFKNLWEIGELSNTGVDKKIRENQKEVFLLNFLDVMNNHYINKNIPSMKVTASEAEIQKCNILKNDLFITPSSENINEIGFASVAIEDMPNVCYSYHIMRFRIFNRQINPYFLRYCFDSENLRKQILKNAQGITRFGLTQPKWKNLQIPIPPLEIQEEIVKILDTFTELEAELEAELEARRRQYEYYRNKLLSFEYLKTNGGGYELKMLGEICERQKGINITAGEMEKIAIQNGDIRIFAGGKTFIDTKMELLQEQNILKKTSIIVKSRGYVDFEYYAKPFTHKNELWSYSLNPDTKDINLKFIFYYLKNKVEYFQKIARANAVKIPQLAVADTDRFQIPIPPLATQEKIVNILDQFHALTTDLQSGIPAEIEARKKQYEYYRNQLLTFKEAI, via the coding sequence ATGAATAAAATAGAAAAATTATTAAACGAGCTTTGTCCTAATGGCGTGGAGTTTAAGAATTTATGGGAAATTGGGGAGTTATCAAATACAGGAGTTGATAAAAAAATAAGAGAAAACCAAAAAGAAGTTTTTCTTTTAAATTTTTTAGATGTGATGAATAATCACTATATTAATAAAAATATTCCTTCAATGAAAGTAACTGCCTCAGAAGCTGAAATACAAAAATGTAATATTTTAAAAAATGATTTATTTATTACTCCATCGTCTGAGAATATTAATGAAATTGGTTTTGCTTCTGTTGCAATTGAAGATATGCCTAATGTTTGTTATAGTTATCATATTATGCGTTTTAGGATTTTCAATAGACAAATTAATCCTTATTTTTTGAGATATTGTTTTGATTCTGAGAATCTGCGAAAACAAATTTTAAAAAATGCACAAGGAATTACTAGATTTGGTTTAACTCAACCCAAGTGGAAAAATCTCCAAATCCCAATTCCGCCGCTTGAAATTCAAGAAGAGATAGTTAAGATTCTAGATACTTTTACAGAGCTAGAAGCAGAGCTAGAAGCAGAGCTAGAAGCGCGCCGCCGTCAATATGAGTATTATCGCAACAAGCTTTTATCTTTTGAGTATCTAAAAACTAATGGGGGGGGGTATGAGCTAAAAATGCTAGGTGAAATATGTGAAAGACAAAAAGGTATCAATATCACTGCGGGAGAAATGGAAAAAATCGCAATCCAAAATGGCGATATTAGAATCTTTGCAGGTGGTAAAACTTTTATTGATACCAAGATGGAATTATTGCAAGAGCAAAATATTCTTAAAAAAACTAGCATAATTGTAAAATCTCGCGGTTATGTGGATTTTGAATATTATGCAAAACCTTTTACACATAAAAATGAATTGTGGTCTTACTCTTTAAATCCAGATACAAAAGATATAAATTTAAAATTTATTTTTTACTACCTTAAAAACAAAGTTGAATATTTTCAAAAAATAGCAAGAGCTAATGCGGTTAAAATCCCACAATTAGCAGTAGCTGATACAGATAGATTTCAAATCCCAATCCCACCCCTTGCAACACAAGAAAAAATTGTAAATATTTTAGATCAATTCCACGCACTTACCACGGATTTACAAAGTGGAATCCCCGCAGAGATAGAAGCAAGAAAAAAGCAATATGAATATTATAGAAATCAATTATTAACTTTTAAGGAAGCCATATGA
- a CDS encoding sulfite exporter TauE/SafE family protein: protein MSIDFLAIISVAFLSSFGHCYSMCGGFNLLFINLNSKSNNLFLLTFIYHLFRIFAYIALGIIFGTFGNILAINAKVQSLSFFILGIFMMILGFALIFRGNMLSFIENNVFFDSFVKKIIKKSKNFKGLKSAIFLGFSNGFVPCGLVYFFIANAMSKQNIFEGILVMMIFGISTLPAMLFFSKISQFFSDFLKNLFNYLSYGVIVCYGINLAYIGFKAFQ from the coding sequence GTGAGTATAGATTTTTTAGCTATTATCAGCGTTGCTTTTTTATCTAGTTTTGGACACTGCTATTCTATGTGTGGTGGTTTTAATTTACTTTTTATAAATTTGAATTCAAAAAGCAATAATTTATTTTTATTAACTTTTATTTATCATTTGTTTAGAATTTTTGCTTATATTGCTTTAGGGATAATTTTTGGAACTTTTGGGAATATCTTGGCAATCAATGCTAAGGTTCAAAGTTTGTCATTTTTTATTCTTGGTATATTTATGATGATTTTGGGTTTTGCTCTTATTTTTAGAGGCAATATGTTATCTTTTATTGAAAATAATGTTTTTTTTGATAGTTTTGTAAAGAAAATTATTAAAAAATCTAAAAATTTTAAAGGATTAAAATCAGCCATATTTTTAGGATTTTCAAATGGTTTTGTTCCTTGTGGATTGGTGTATTTTTTTATAGCCAATGCAATGAGTAAGCAAAATATTTTTGAAGGTATTTTGGTAATGATGATTTTTGGAATATCAACTTTACCAGCGATGTTATTTTTTTCTAAAATTTCACAGTTTTTTAGTGATTTTTTGAAAAATTTATTTAATTATTTATCGTATGGCGTTATTGTTTGTTACGGTATAAATCTTGCCTATATAGGTTTTAAGGCTTTTCAATGA
- the yedE gene encoding selenium metabolism membrane protein YedE/FdhT: MNFFKQKYLINFWDNSRSMIALGILSAVYFGIFGGVWAVTGEMTRWGGEFLELLGMNLDGYSYYQKQNLNGTPLTRTDGIMLIGMFIGCLVAALLANKVKFRLPASNIRIFQAIVGGILSGYGARLAFGCNLANFFTGLPYFSLHTWLFTVFMVLGIYLGVKICNTSFFKPKAKLERVNKENLPLNKQSLRTKLYFNLGILLFMAFLVWVFYLVFTNGNISTQNKQSLLALALIFGFVFGFIISRGQICFTSCFRDLFLFGRDNAIKGALIGMIIASLIAFAFILQGHTSKLIELSPAVAVGAFLFGFGIVFAGGCECGWAYRAFEGQSHFMIVGIANIIGTMILALSYDFLPKALKEGVKINLLTEFGNLNGFFINLILFILMFAFVVFYKKHFFKNQLKG; this comes from the coding sequence TTGAATTTTTTTAAACAAAAATATTTAATCAATTTTTGGGACAATTCCCGTTCTATGATTGCACTTGGAATTTTAAGCGCAGTGTATTTTGGGATTTTTGGTGGCGTTTGGGCTGTTACTGGAGAAATGACGCGTTGGGGCGGTGAATTTTTAGAACTTTTAGGTATGAATTTAGATGGATATTCTTATTACCAAAAGCAAAATTTAAATGGAACCCCTTTAACAAGAACTGATGGTATTATGCTCATAGGTATGTTTATAGGTTGTTTAGTAGCCGCACTTTTAGCTAACAAAGTCAAATTTCGTCTACCTGCTAGCAATATAAGAATTTTTCAAGCAATAGTAGGTGGAATTCTTTCAGGATATGGAGCAAGACTTGCATTTGGATGCAATTTAGCTAATTTTTTTACAGGTTTACCTTATTTTTCTTTACACACTTGGCTTTTTACTGTTTTTATGGTTTTAGGAATTTATCTAGGAGTAAAAATTTGCAACACTTCCTTTTTTAAACCTAAAGCTAAATTAGAACGGGTAAATAAAGAAAACTTGCCGCTAAACAAGCAAAGTTTGCGTACAAAACTATATTTTAACTTAGGCATATTGCTTTTCATGGCCTTTTTAGTTTGGGTGTTTTATCTTGTTTTTACAAATGGCAATATCAGCACACAAAACAAACAAAGTCTTCTAGCTTTAGCACTGATTTTTGGTTTTGTTTTTGGCTTTATTATTTCTAGAGGACAAATTTGTTTTACTTCTTGCTTTAGAGATTTATTTTTATTTGGTAGAGATAATGCTATAAAAGGCGCATTAATTGGCATGATTATCGCTTCTTTAATCGCTTTTGCTTTTATCTTGCAAGGTCATACTAGCAAACTCATAGAACTTTCTCCTGCTGTAGCTGTGGGAGCATTTTTGTTTGGTTTTGGCATAGTTTTTGCCGGAGGTTGTGAGTGTGGTTGGGCTTATCGTGCCTTTGAAGGGCAAAGTCATTTTATGATAGTAGGAATTGCAAATATAATAGGAACTATGATTTTAGCCTTAAGTTATGACTTTTTACCAAAGGCTCTTAAAGAAGGTGTAAAAATCAATCTTTTAACTGAATTTGGAAATTTAAATGGATTTTTTATCAACCTTATTTTATTCATCTTAATGTTTGCTTTTGTGGTATTTTATAAAAAACACTTCTTTAAAAATCAACTTAAAGGATAA
- the carA gene encoding glutamine-hydrolyzing carbamoyl-phosphate synthase small subunit, with protein MKAYIYLENDIFLSAKAFGKSGTFFGELVFNTSLTGYQEIISDPSYAGQFIVFSMPEIGIVGTNENDNESKEIFASGVLMRELSSSFSNFRAKESLQDYLEKHGKIGIYELDTRYLVKMIRNNGNLRAVISTEISNKEDLKIALEKSAKIDEVNFVKEVSTKKNYSHKQGVWNASFQKFNDAKRSEKKVAVIDYGVKTNILNELVEVGFEVEVYPYNVKADELITLYKKGEIQGVFLSNGPGEPRILKQEIAEIKKLAEAKIPMLGICLGHQLLSNAFGYETYKMKFGQHGANHPVINLDTRTVEITAQNHNYNVPEELAQVAHITHRNLFGDNVEGVRYKDYPIISVQHHPESSSGPHESKYIFKEFMNLM; from the coding sequence ATGAAGGCTTATATTTATTTAGAAAATGATATTTTTTTAAGTGCCAAGGCTTTTGGAAAGAGCGGTACTTTTTTTGGAGAGCTTGTATTTAACACTTCTTTAACAGGGTATCAAGAAATTATTTCAGATCCTTCTTATGCGGGGCAATTTATCGTATTTTCCATGCCAGAAATTGGTATAGTGGGAACCAATGAAAATGATAATGAAAGTAAGGAAATTTTTGCAAGTGGTGTTTTAATGCGTGAATTAAGTTCTAGTTTTTCAAATTTTCGCGCTAAAGAAAGTCTGCAAGATTATCTTGAAAAACATGGAAAAATAGGAATTTATGAACTTGATACGAGATATCTAGTAAAAATGATAAGAAATAATGGCAATTTAAGAGCTGTAATTTCAACTGAAATTTCAAATAAAGAAGATTTAAAAATCGCCTTAGAAAAATCAGCAAAAATTGATGAAGTAAATTTTGTAAAAGAAGTTAGCACTAAGAAAAATTATTCTCATAAACAAGGTGTTTGGAACGCTAGTTTTCAAAAATTTAATGATGCTAAAAGAAGTGAGAAAAAAGTTGCTGTTATAGACTATGGTGTTAAAACAAATATTCTAAATGAACTTGTAGAAGTAGGTTTTGAAGTAGAAGTTTATCCATATAATGTTAAAGCGGATGAATTGATTACTCTGTATAAAAAAGGTGAAATTCAAGGTGTGTTTCTTTCTAATGGTCCAGGTGAGCCAAGGATTTTAAAACAAGAGATTGCAGAGATTAAAAAACTTGCAGAAGCTAAAATTCCCATGCTTGGAATTTGCTTAGGTCACCAGCTTTTAAGTAATGCTTTTGGATATGAAACTTATAAAATGAAATTTGGACAACATGGAGCAAATCATCCTGTGATCAATCTTGATACAAGAACAGTAGAAATTACCGCACAAAATCATAATTATAATGTTCCAGAAGAACTAGCTCAAGTGGCTCATATCACTCATAGAAATTTATTTGGCGACAATGTTGAAGGAGTAAGATATAAAGACTATCCTATTATTTCAGTGCAACATCACCCAGAAAGTTCTTCAGGTCCTCATGAAAGTAAGTATATTTTTAAAGAATTTATGAATTTGATGTGA